The genome window CCATCATCCAAAGCGTTAAATCAAGCGCATGTGTTCCAATATCAATAAGAGGTCCGCCGCCCTGCGCTTCTTCATCTAAAAACACACCCCATGTTGGGACAGCACGACGACGAATCGCTTTTGCTTTTGCATAATAGATATCACCTAATTCGCCATTCTCGCAAACTTGGTGCAAGTAATCCGAGTCTTTGCGAAATCTATTTTGGTACCCAATTGTTAGTTTTTTGCCTGTACGCTCTGCAGCTTCAATCATACTTTTCGCTTCTGCTGTTGTTTTCGCCATTGGTTTTTCACACATAACGTGTTTTCCGGCTTCCATTGCTGCGATAGAAATCTCCGCATGAGAAATATTTGGTGTACACACATGGATGACATCGATGGATTTATCTTGGAGTAATTCTACATAGTTTGTGTATACGCTTGCATTTTCGCCACCAAATTCTTTTGCTGCTGCTTCGGCTTTTTCTAAAACGATATCGCAAAAAGCAACCATTTCTGCTTTCTCAGCTTTTAATAAACTTGGCATATGCTTCCCGTTTGCAATGCCTCCACAACCAATAATTCCAACTTTTAATGTCATAATAAAAAACCTCCAATAGTTTTGATAGTTACATCATACAAAACTACTCGAGGTAAATCTTCCTATTTTATTGCTTAATTATTCCCGTATATTGTCTTTCTGTATTTTAATGGCGCGACTCCCATTGCTCGTTTGAAGGCATGATGAAAAGTTTTTACACTACTAAAGCCAGCTAGTTCAGCCACTTCTGTTACAGGGAACGCCTCATTTAACAACATCCATTTTGCTTTGTTCAGCCGGTAATCATTTAAAAAAGTCACAAACGTCATTCCGGTATTTCGCTTGAAAAATTTCGTGAAATAGTATGTGCTAAAACCAGTGTAGTTCGCGACTTCTTGTAAGCTGACAGGTTCTTGATAATGTTTCTCGACATAGGAAAAAATTTGATCTAATTTATGTAGTGTTTCTTGAGATTTTAAGACTGCATCTTCTGAAATCACACTATCAGGTTGAGTTTTTATTTGAGGGATTTCCCGGTATATCAAGCCGATAATCGCCAGTAGGTCTGCTTTTAGAATATAATGCTTTCCAGGTTTTTCCCCGCTTGACTCAGAATGGATATTCATAATTAAAGATTGCATTTTAGCAACCGTTTCTTCTGGCCATTCCCTGCTCAAATGTGCCATTTCTGTAAGCATTTCGCGTAATGTTTGCATTTTGTCATCCATTTGCATTTCTTCTTGAAATAAACTTAAATCAAATTGGATAACGATACGTTCACTACTCGGCGAAGCTAAAAAATAATGCACATCTCCGCCATTTATTACTTGAATCTCTCCTTCTTTTAATTGAATTGGCATATCATTAATGCCAAGATTAAGGCTGCCTTTTAGCGCATAAATAATTTCAATCTCTTTATGCCAATGTGGATAAACAAGAACTTCTCCTTCATTAACAAACGAACGAAAAGGGAAAGCTTTATTTAATTCTGGAATTTCCAAGTATTCACTCATAGCGGAACTCCTTTTTTTCTTTCATTTTAGCATAAAAAAGAAGACAGCCGTTAAACTATCTTCATAAGATTATAAAATTAATGATTCATAGGGAATTTCATTAAAAAGTTTTTCTACATTTATAACAACAGGTATTTTAGTATTTAGTAAGTAACCTTCTTTTTTTAGTTCACTAAGAGTTAAGCTAAGATACTCTCTTGTAATCCCCATGAATTTAGATAAAAATGTAGTAGATAATTCTTGCGGGATTTGAATGTTATCTCCATTGGAAATACCGTATTCATAACCAATTGCAGCAATTAAATGTTTTACGCGGTCTTTCACCTTAAGCGTATTAAGCAGACATCGACGTTGCAGTATCATAATTTCTTTTTTCGCTTGATAAAGCATAAATTCTTCTATACTAACATGTTTTTCAACCATAAAAATGAAAAAATCTCTATCTACTGCCGTGATGACACTAGAACTTGGCGAGAGTAATTGAGCACCGATATTGCGTTTTAAATCTGAAGACATAAAAGATGAAAAATTACATACATCCCCATGTTTTAGCAATTGGTCGTACCCAATATAGTCATCTATTTGTGTTCCTTTCATAACAATACCTTTTTCAACAAAATAGATACCTGTTACAAAATCTACATCAAAAAGTTCATTTTTAGAAAGTTTAATACTCATACTATGTTTAGCAAAATCTCCAGACTTCTTACAAAAATGAAGTGGATTGGTCAAAATTTCATGTTGTCGTTTTTCTAATGTGTTCATTGCGAACTCCTCCTCTAAAGTATAATATCACACAATGAAAACACCCCAGAGAAGGAATACGCTGAATAAAATAACGTTACAATCATTAAAAAAGAAATTTTTCACTATTTGTTCATTAAAACTAACTTTTTTTATGCCAAAAACATCTAAATAAGTACTTTTTGTGACATTTTTTCTCTGCTTTTTTTAGATAATATTTTAACTTTTCCACCTTTTTTAACGTAAAAATCAATATATATTAAGTTTTGTTCTTTAAAGTGTGTCTATTTTCTTAATGACCCACGGTTTGTGACTATCGTCGAGAATTCCTTCTTTTCGTAGTTTCAGTACAATAATATTCGTATATTCTCGAGTAGTATTCGCATATTGGGCTAAAATAGAATTATTGATTTCATCAGGCAAAATGAATTCTTTATCCTTCGTTACTCTTCCCATATAAAGCCCAATCTCTTTTAAGCATGCTCTAATACGAAGTTCTTTCTTCATAAAATTACGTTTACTAGCTTTAAAATAAACTTTTCTTGTATAAAGTAAGTTAGATAATAGATATTTCGCTTTTTGACCTGATTCGTCCAAAACACGTTCCACAAAATCAGGATCAAGTACCCAACAATGAACTTCTGTCAGGCTGCGCAGTACAGACTCTTCTGGTTCTTCCTTAATAATAGGAATTAAATTAATTGCTATTTCGCCACCTACAAAGCTAATAATCCCTGAATCTCCGTATTCATTTTGAAGGCAATAAGAGAAGTATCCACTTTCTACTAAATAGATCTTGAAACCTTTCGAATTATTCATTTTAATTTCTTTACCTCTAGGAATAATTTCTTGATAACAATAATCATGAAAGGTGTAATCTTTTTTTAGTAATTGTAGTAGTGCTTTTGGCGTTGTTTCTTTAAAAATTTCCTCATCTGAATGCATTTTCCAACATCCTTTCCATTTGATTACAAAAAAACTGCAGAATAAATGCTTCTGCAAGTTCTTTTTTAGTTAAAGTATGGGTTTGTCTTCTTTTCATGACCGATGGTAGTTACATCACCATGACCTGAATAGGCTGGGAAATCATCTGGAAGTACAAACAGTTGTGTTTTAATACTGTTTATTAACATATCAAAATCTCCTGTATATAAATCTGTACGGCCGATACTACCTTTAAACAAAGCGTCTCCAACTACGACAAATTCGTCGAAAATAAAACTAACGCTTCCGATAGAATGCCCTGGTGTCGGTACTACTTTAAAACGAAAACCTTCTATATTATATTCACCTAACGTAAATTCATTTTCTGCAGGTTGCGCTATGATTGCTTTACCAGCTATGTGCGCAGATAAATTTAATTCTGGATTGGATAGCCATTCTTGCTCTAATGGGCTAACATATACTGGAATATTATATGTTTTGCGGATCTCTTCTAAAGCACCAATATGATCATAGTGACAATGAGTTAATAAAACTGCCACTGGTTTTACTTCGAGTTTTGCAATTTCCGCTTCAATTTTACTTGCTTCATCGCCTGGGTCAACAATTAATGCTACATTATCTTGATAAATGATATAACAATTTTCTTGGATTATTCCTGTCATGATTCGTTTGATTTTTGTCATTTCACTTCCGCCTTTCTTCACATTCACCATTATACCTAAAATACTACCTTACTTCCATCAATATTCCTTGTTTGTATTCACTTCCGAGATATACTACAATGAAGAAAGAAGTTTAAAAGGAGGAATAAAAATGACTGCAAAAATGTTACATACATGTATCCGCGTAAAAAACCTAACAGAATCAATTACTTTTTATGAAAAAGCATTAGGACTTAAAGAAGTTCGCCGCAAGGACTTCCCGGATTTCGAATTTACGTTAGTTTATATGGCGTTTGAAGAAGGCGGTTTTGAACTAGAATTAACGTACAACTACGACCAAAAAGAAGCCTACGATTTAGGAAATGGTTACGGTCACTTAGCGGTTGGTGTTCCGGACGTACGTGCTTTATTAAAAGAACACCAAGAAGCTGGTTTTACTGTGACAGATTTAAAAGGACTACCTGGCGAAGACCCATTCTATTATTTCTTAACAGATCCAGATGGTTATAAAACAGAAATCATTCAAGATGGCGCTTTATAAGTAGAAGAAGGACTGGAGAAGCTTAATGGGAAAATATTTTGTTATAATTTTGATCGCACTAGCAATTAATGGAATCAGTATTTTATTCCATAATGATATAGCAAGCCTTATCGCTGTCATCATTACAGCTGTACTACTTATTTATTTGATGGTGGACTTAACAAAAATGTATCGACGTAAATAGAAAAAGAGTCAGCAAAATCCACAGGATTCTGCTGACTCTTTTTATTATTGAATCACTAAATTGCTTGCAACTTGTTTAGATTCTTTCATAAGATTTTCGATAATATCACTAGTGGAACGAATTTCAGTTAACATACCACAAATTTGTCCAGCCATAACAGAACCATTCTCAACGTCACCTTCATGGACTGCTTTTCTAAGAGAGCCAAGTGTTAATTCCTCTAATTTGTCTCTGGAGGCATTTTCGTTTTCTAGTTCTACATATTTTTGAATCATTGGGTTTTTAATACTTCTAACTGGCGCACCATTGCGACGACCTGTTACAGTCGTGCTTGTATCCGTTGCGTCAAGTACCGCTTGTTTAAAGCTAGCTGGAACCGGACATTCCTCAGCAACAAGGAAAAGTGTGCCGATTTGGACACCACTTGCGCCTAATGCATAAACAGCTGCCATTCCGTGACCATCGGCAATTCCCCCTGCTGCAATGACAGGAATGTTCACTGCTGAAACGACTTGACGAACTAGTGCCATCGTTGTTGTTTCACCAACATGTCCCCCTGCTTCTGTACCTTCTGCAACAACTGCATCGACACCGATTTCTTCCATTTTTTGTGCAATTTTTACAGATGGGATAACTGCGATAACTTTAATTCCAGCTGCTTTAAATTTTTCCATAAATGGTTTAGGCGTTCCTGCCCCAGTTGTAACAACGCGCACATCTTCTTCAATAATGACATCGACAAGTTCTGGGCAATTTGGCATCATCAGCATGATATTTACAGCGAAAGGTTTCGTTGTTTTTTCTTTACAAAGACGAATTTGTTCTCGTAATGTGTCTGCTGACATTCCACCAGACGCGATAATTCCTAGCCCACCTGCATTTGATACCGCGGAAGCTAATTCATATGTGGCAATTTGTGCCATTGCCCCTTGTAAAATCGGATATTTGATTTGTAGCATTTCAGTTAAACTCATTTTCTTTTCTCCTCTCTATTTTTACGCTAATTCTTTAGTTGGTTGTTTTTTCTCACGTAATTTATAAACAATATTAATACAAAGTCCTACAGCAGCAAGTGCGATAGCTATATAGAAAGCTTGTGTGAAGTCGCCACCGTTTTGACCGGCGATTTGCGCTGCCATTTTTGGTGCAAAAAAGGCTGCTGTGGAATAACCAATGAAGACGATTCCGTAGTTGACGCCTTGATTTTTCGGACCGTAATTTTCCATAACGATGGACGGGAAAACGCCCATTGTTCCACCAAAGCAAAGCCCCAGCCCAATAATCCCGATAACAAATCCAACAACAGATTGAAGTGTTGCAAGTGCTAGTAAAGATAAAGCAATTACTGTATAAATAATCATTAATGTATTTGATCTACCTAGACGGTCAGATACAGCGCCCCAAACTACTCGACCTAAACAGTTGCTTAGTGAATAAATACTAACGTAAGCAGCAGCCGATGCAGCCGTTAAGCCAAACATATTTTGACCAATTAAGGATGCATTAGAAGCAATCATCAGACCTGAGAATGCGCCAATACCTAACATTAAAAGAATCAGGTAAAAAGTAACTGTTCGAACCATTCCCGTCCAAGGTACATTTACCATACCCGCTCCATTTCCAGCAGGTGGTGTCCAGCCTTTTGGTGCATAGCCAGCTGGTGCGACACGAATAAGGAAACTGCATCCAATGACAACTGCGATATAAACGGCCCCCATAATTTTAAATGCTGTCATTACGTTATACGTTTCAATTAAGTAGTTAGCAATCGGTGCAGCAATAATTGTCGCTCCGCCCATTCCAGCTGTAATAAGTCCTGAAGCAAGTCCACGTTTATCTGGGAAAAGTCGAATTGTGTTGCTAAGACATCCTGAATATGCAAAACCTTGTCCAAGCCCAGCAAGGACACCATAAGATAAGTAAAGCATTGTAGTGGAGGTAGCAAATCCTGTTAACGCAAAACCAAGCCCGAATAGTATACCTCCAATTAAAATCGCCCATTTTGCTTTCCCTTTATCCGTTAAAATCCCACCTAAAATAGTTGGAATCGGTCCAATCGCCGCATTAATTGTAAATGCCATCATAACTTGCGGGATTGTCCAGCCATGAGCGGCACTTAACGGTCCAGCAAATACACTAAATGCATATACTGCCCCCGTACAAAGTAGAACACCAACAGAACCAATTAAGACTCCCCAACGGTTTATTTCTTTTGTCATATAGATACTCCCTCTCGCGTTTGTTTTTCAATAATAGCTTTTAAGCCGCCCCATTCTTCGCTAAACATACCGCCATCCATTACTTTTAAATCGCTCGCAATAATGGGTTCGAATTCCATTTGTCCAAGAATATCCTTTTCTAAATCTACTCCTGGCGCGATTTCTGTTAGAACCATTTTGCCATTTTCTAAGCGAAATACAGCACGTTCTGTCACATAGAGGATTGTTTGATTGGTCGTAGAAGCATATTCGCCACTAAATGTGATTTGTTGAACTTGTTTGATAAACTTTTTAGCTTTTCCTTCTTGTAAAATCTCTAGTTTGCCGTCAGCTACCCGCGTCTTTAAACCACCTGCTGTAAATGTTCCGGCAAAAATTAATTTTTTCGCTGATTGGGAGATATTAATAAATCCACCGCACCCAGCAACTCTTGAGCCAAACTTGCTGACATTCACATTACCGGATTCGTCGGTTTGCGCCAAACCAAGTACGGATAAATCGAGTCCGCCACCATCGTAAAAATCGAACTGTGAATGATGGTCGACAATAGCTTCACTGTTATACGCATGACCGAAATCTGCTAACCCTGCTGGCACACCACCAACAGATCCTGCTTCCGTTGTTAGTATTAATTGGTCACTCACGCCTTCTTCCGCTGCAACAGTAGAGACGTTCACTGGAATTCCTACACCTAAATTTAGAATGGTTTGTGGTTCTAGTTCTGCTGCTGAACGACGCGCAATTACTTTACGGTCATCTAACGGAAGTGGCTCAATATCTCCAAGCGGAACTTGAATGTGCCCAGAAAAAGCTGGATTGTACTGTGTATTTTCAGTTTGGAAATGATTTTCTGGTTCTGAAATAATAATATGATCAACTAAAATTCCTGGAACTCTTACATCTTTAGGATTAAGCGATCCTTTTTTCGCAACAGATTCTACTTGTGCGATAACTATTCCACCTGAATTTCGAACTGCCTGTGCGATTGGCAAGACTTCCATATGTAAGCCTTCTTTTTCTAACGTTAAGTTCCCAAATTCATCTGCCACAGTTCCGCGAATGAGCGCAACTTGAATTGGAAAACTTGGATAGAATAGCCATTCTTCGTTGTGGATCGTCAATAGCTCTACTAAGTTATCTTTGGAACTTGCAGACATTTTTGCCCCTTCAATGCGTGGATCTACAAATGTTCCCATGCCAATTTTTGTAATCACTCCTGGCCTCTTAGCAGCAATTTCACGATACAGTTGTGTAATAACACCTTGTGGCAGATTGTATGCTTCACATTTGTCTTCTTCAATTAATTTCGCCATTTTGGGAGAAGCGATTGCAATTCCACCAATCCAGCGTTTAATCAATCCTTCATGTCCCCAGTGGCTCATTCCTTTTTCCCGACGATCACCAAGCGCACTAGCATGCATAACTGTAAGATTACGCGGAGCCCCTTCTTCTAAAAAACGCTTTTCAACCGCAATAGCCATTTCTTCATTAACACAAGCTAAACCGAAACCACTAAAAGCAACAGTATCGCCATCCTTTAATAATTTTGCTGCTTCACTAGCTTTTATTACTTTTGACAAATTCCTCACTCCTTATTGTTCAATTATTCACATATATTTGTAATGACATGCAGTTCTTTATAAAGCAACTTCCGTGCCAACATGAAAAATGGCTCTATAACACACTTTATAATATAAAACATTATTTATTGTCGCAAAAAAGAGACGTCAAAATGGTTGTTTTTACAAACAGGAGTCGCGAAAACGCAACAAAAAAGGTCTAATCGCAACATCCGATTAGGCCTTCTATTTAATGAAGTGTTTTTAGTTTTCGATATAAAACAGAACGATGAATTCCAAGTGTACTAGCAGCTTTTGTCACATTTCCATTACTTTCTTCGAGCACTCGCAGTATAAAGTGTTTTTCTACATCTTGCAAATAATCTTTCAAATAAAGTGAGTCTTTTTTTGTTTGTTCTTTAAAATGTAAGTCTAGTGCGAAATCATCTGTTTCTGCAACTGTTACTTCTTTATTTCCAGACATAACAACTAATCGCTCAATCTTGTTTCTAAGTTCGCGGACATTTCCTGGCCAATTATGAGAAAGTAATTCTTTCGTTTTATCGCCACTTAACTGAAAATCTTTTTGGTACTTTTGATTAAATTTTTGTATGAATTGACGTGCAAGACCAATAATATCTTGCGGTCGCTCTCTTAGTGCTGGAATGTGAACCGGCACAACATTAATACGATAATATAAATCACGCCTAAATGTTCCTTTTTCAACCATTTCTCCAAGGTTTCGATTTGTCGCTGAAATAAGTCTAAAGCGGCGTTTCGTCTCGGTTGTTGAGCCCAGTCTTCTTACCTCGCCAGTTTCAAGCACTCGGAGCATTTTCGCTTGAAGTTCTAACGGCATTTCAGAAATTTCATCTAAAAACAATGTACCGCCATCAGCTAGCTCAAGCATCCCGGGTTTTTCAATATCCGCACCGGTAAATGAGCCTTTTTCATGTCCGAAAAGCTCAGATTCAAATAGTGCTTTTGGGATTGCGGCACAGTTAATCGAGATAAAAGGCCCAGCAGCTTGTTTACTTTTTTCATGAATATAGCGCGACAAGACTTCTTTACCAGTACCAGACTCCCCGTATAATAAGACTTTACTGTCAAACGGAGCTATCTGGTTGCACACTCGAACTATCTGCTTCATCGCGACGCTCTCTGCTACTATCACAGTTCCATCATTTTCTTTATAATCTTCAAGAAGAAGTGACTCTTTATTGCCAGAAATTGCCTCACCACGCCATGTTTTAAAACTATCTGGTTGCGTTTCATCTGACATCGTAACAACTAAATGCACCGTGCCATCTGGATAGAGAATTGGTGTAGAAGTCGAACGAATACTAAAACCTTTCTTCGTATTGATCACTTTTGTTTTCTTTTGTTTTGTGCGGATTGCTTCTAGTGTGACAGAATCATTGTACACACCGTCTTCCACTAAGTCTCTTACATTACAACGAAGCAATTCTTCGAGCGACATTCCAACTGTAAGCGCAGTGAATTTATTAGAAATTAGAATATTCCCATCTGCATCCGTGACAAAAAGCGTTGTCGGCATATCCTTATTTAATTCGCCAAATGACTGTACTCCCAGCAAGTTATCCATTAAGTCAAACATTAAAAGCTCATCCTTTTGGACTAGTTCCCTAGTTATTTGCTCATCATTACACAATATATTATAACATAAGAAATCTGCCAGAAGTACTCGTTTTTTTGCGACAGACTAATTTCCGTCTGCAATACATACTTGATTTCGCCCAGTTAATTTTGCTTTATATAAAGCCTCATCCGCAGATTTAAATAATCCTTCACTTGTATTAGCGCCATCCTTACTGCTGCTAACCCCCACGGAAATCGTAATTTTCACCACTTGTCCACTTGGTATCATAAAATCGTATTCTTCTGTTTCTCTACGAACTTGTTCAGCAAAAAAATTCCCTTTTTCAATCGGGCAATCTAATAAGACAATGGAAAATTCTTCCCCGCCGTTTCTAAATGCCTCAGAACCGTCTGATGTATTTCGCTTTAAAATAATAGCTAATTGTTTCAAAATAGCATCACCAGCGTCATGACCATATGTATCATTAATATTTTTAAAGTAATCAATATCAATCAACATGAGCGTAACTTGTCTGCTCCCAGCATCCATCACATGATTTATTTTTTCATCAAATTGTCTTACATTCGATAATTTAGTCAAATAATCTAGCGTGGAGTCCTGCTCATATTTTTGGAAAAGTTGCTTTGATTTAATCATGTTGCTCATTAGTCCCGCTGAAACAGCCCCAATAACAAGCGCAATAAGTACGAAAACAGTCATATTTATCCAAAAATGAGACTCCCTAGCTAAAATCAAATGCAGGTTAATAACAACAAAACTACACGCGATGATATTCAAAATAAAAACGCCCCAAATTTTGAATTTCTCTATGCGTTTGCCAAAAATTGCTGTTATTATGCCGATTAACATCATCACAACAGCCGCCATAATAGCTGCGGAATTCACAGATAATAAAAAGCGCGATGCTGAAATGATAATAGCTGATACAATCGCGGGAATCGGCCCACCATAAAAGCCTACCATTATTATTGGAATGTGACGTAAATCGACAATCACATTATTCGAAATTGGAATCCCGAAAACCATCAGCGCAAAACCGAGAAGCCCAGCCCAAATTCCGATTACTATTTTTTTATTTGTTGATAATTCTTTTGTAATTGGTTCTTTATAAACTAAGGAAATAATATAAAAGCCTGCGAGCAATATCGCTGCATTACTTACCAACTGTTCGACCAAAAAGCATCCCCGCCTCTCACTTTGTTACTCAATACCCCAATATGCTCACAACTATTCATACGCACAAAGAAACAACCTCTGCAAAAATAGACGCTGTCCCAAAGCTTTATTCTTCTATTTTCTCAAAAAAAGTCCACAAAAGAAAATGATTTCCATTGTGGACGAAATTTTATTAGTAAGCTGTCCAACCTGCATCGGCTGTGATAACTGTACCATTAACAAAACTAGAGTCATCCGAAGCTAAAAATAGCGCGACTTTGGCAATTTCAGAAGCATCGCCAGCTCGGGGGTTAATCCCCATTCCAATCATGGCACGTTCTTGGCCGAATTCATCCGGCGCATAAATCGTTGTTCCAATGTTTGTATTTACAGCTCCTGGCGCAATTGCATTACAACGAATGTTTTTATTCGCATATTGGAATCCGACATTTTTCGTAAAGCCCACGACCGCATGTTTTGAAGCAGTATAAGCCGCTCCTGCTCTTGAACCAAATAGTCCGCCAGCAGAAGCAATGTTAACAATCACACCTTGTCCTTTTTCTTCAAAGATATGGAGTGCTTCTCGAGTTGCGCGCATGACACCAGTTGTGTTTATCGCAAACACTTTATCCCAAAGTTCATCTGTTAATTCACCAGCTGGTACAAAATTATCCATAATTCCAGCATTGTTGACTAAAATATCTAATGTTCCAAATGCCTCAATAGCTTGGTTAATCATATTTTCAATATCCTCTTGCTTTGTTACATTAGCTGCGACGGCAAGCCCAGTTCCGTGTTCTTTTTCGACTAGTTCGACTGTTTTTTGCGCCGCCTCTAAATTCAAATCTGCCACTACTACTTTTGCGCCTTCTTTAGCAAAAAGAATCGCAATTTGTTGCCCCATTCCAGATGCCGCACCAGTTACTACGGCTACTTTTCCATTTAATTTCCCCATTGTTATTTCCTCCTTCACTTTTGTTCCGCTAGAAAAAGAAATCAATCCCTTTCTATTTTTATTATAATCCCGGTATAAAACGCTTTCAATATGTAAAGAAAGCCTGTTTTGTTGATTAAGCAACACTTTTGCGTTATATGTATAGTAATAAGAAAATTTCTCAAATGGGAGGTTCTAAATCATGGATAGACGGGTTAAAAAAACAAAAAAAGCCTTCAATCAAGCCCTCTTCACACTACTTGACCAAAAAACCTTTCAGCAAATTACGATTACGGATATTGTCACAGAAGCAGATGTGAATCGCGGGACTTTTTATAAACACTATCGTGATAAAGAAGAACTGTTAGATAGCATCATTGAAGAAATTCTGATGGACTTAAAAAGTGCCTATCAAGATCCTTATTTACATACAAGTCATTTTTCTATTCAAACACTTACACCATCAATGATAAAAATATTTGATCATGTGTATCATCATCAAGCCTTTTACCGCCAAGTAATAAAATCGACTATTCGGCCCAGTTTTCAAAATCAGGTTTGTGACGTTATTCGAGAGCTTATATTAGATGATGTTGCGAGTTTCCCTGATAGTTCAGAAGCTAACCTCCAACTACTAGCCACTTATCAAGCGCATGCGATTTTTGGAATGATTGTTTTTTGGGCAGAAGAAGATTTTTCGCATTCGCCAGCATATATGTCGGAGCAATTACTTTATATTATTCATGCTAAAACACAACAAGTGTAATCCTTACATATTTGTTATGTTACTTTCTAGCTTTGTCACTTGAATCGAGGGCGTGAGCTGTTTTCCCTTGTTATAATGAAAGCATATTAGAAAGGTGTGTTGATTATGAATGATCATCGAATTTTAAATGCTTTAAGTTATTTTAGTATCTTGTTTGCACCAATTATTGTCCCGGTGCTTATTTGGATATTTGCTAAATCAGAAGAAGTTTCGCATCATGCTAAAGTTGCTTTATTAACTCATATTATTCCGACTATCGCTGGATTCCTTTGTTTCTCAAGTATTTTTGTTACAGCTACGACAAGTGGCGGCTTACTCGCAAATGTATCACTATTTGTTACTGGTAGTTTGTTTGTATTTACATTAGTTGCTGTTGTCGGACTATTTATTTTTAACATTGTTCGCGGCATTCAAATGTTATGTAAAAAAACAGAAGAAGATATTTGGATTTAATCAAAAAAGTGGCTATCCTTTGTAGGATAGCCACTTTTTTTAATCATTTATTTTTTTTGATTTTCTCAATAAGAATAGTCCCATGAAGCTAGCGAATAATCCAGTAAAGATTATTCCATATGGAGACTCATCTCCTGTTGAAGGAAGACTTGTTTTTACTGTAGGTTTCTTCGCCGGGTCTACCGGTTTAGTTGGTTTTACCGGTGTGACTGGTTTATCTGGATTTACCACGATTGGCGCTTTGTTTTTCTCGTATACAAAGGTTACTTTTTGTTCCGTTTCTTTGAATACGCCCTCTTTGTTCGTAGGTTGTTTTGTTAATTTATAACCTTTGATATCTTTTGCTTTCGTTGCATATTTATCGCCAACGATGCCAGTGTGAATTTCTTTCTCTGCTAATACATTGCCTTTTGTGTCAACAAATTCTGCGATGACTTTTCCGCTCACAACTGTTTTTAGGTTCGTTTTTGTTACTTGCAACGTTTCTTTTTGATCGAAAGTGATTTTCACATCAACAGGAACTGTATCTAATTCATAGCCTGCTGGTGCTTTTGTTTCAATCAATTGATAATC of Listeria monocytogenes contains these proteins:
- a CDS encoding Gfo/Idh/MocA family protein, whose amino-acid sequence is MTLKVGIIGCGGIANGKHMPSLLKAEKAEMVAFCDIVLEKAEAAAKEFGGENASVYTNYVELLQDKSIDVIHVCTPNISHAEISIAAMEAGKHVMCEKPMAKTTAEAKSMIEAAERTGKKLTIGYQNRFRKDSDYLHQVCENGELGDIYYAKAKAIRRRAVPTWGVFLDEEAQGGGPLIDIGTHALDLTLWMMDNYKPKYVVGNSYHKLAKKENAANAWGSWDPNKFTVEDSAFGFITMENGATIVLEASWALNTLDVGEARTSLSGTEGGADMEDGLRINGEAHSQMYEKKIQLEAGGVDFYDGTGDDPALIEAEQWLEAIEKNTDPVVKPEQALVVTQILEAIYESSKTGQPVYFN
- a CDS encoding AraC family transcriptional regulator, which translates into the protein MSEYLEIPELNKAFPFRSFVNEGEVLVYPHWHKEIEIIYALKGSLNLGINDMPIQLKEGEIQVINGGDVHYFLASPSSERIVIQFDLSLFQEEMQMDDKMQTLREMLTEMAHLSREWPEETVAKMQSLIMNIHSESSGEKPGKHYILKADLLAIIGLIYREIPQIKTQPDSVISEDAVLKSQETLHKLDQIFSYVEKHYQEPVSLQEVANYTGFSTYYFTKFFKRNTGMTFVTFLNDYRLNKAKWMLLNEAFPVTEVAELAGFSSVKTFHHAFKRAMGVAPLKYRKTIYGNN
- a CDS encoding Crp/Fnr family transcriptional regulator, which produces MNTLEKRQHEILTNPLHFCKKSGDFAKHSMSIKLSKNELFDVDFVTGIYFVEKGIVMKGTQIDDYIGYDQLLKHGDVCNFSSFMSSDLKRNIGAQLLSPSSSVITAVDRDFFIFMVEKHVSIEEFMLYQAKKEIMILQRRCLLNTLKVKDRVKHLIAAIGYEYGISNGDNIQIPQELSTTFLSKFMGITREYLSLTLSELKKEGYLLNTKIPVVINVEKLFNEIPYESLIL
- a CDS encoding Crp/Fnr family transcriptional regulator, whose product is MHSDEEIFKETTPKALLQLLKKDYTFHDYCYQEIIPRGKEIKMNNSKGFKIYLVESGYFSYCLQNEYGDSGIISFVGGEIAINLIPIIKEEPEESVLRSLTEVHCWVLDPDFVERVLDESGQKAKYLLSNLLYTRKVYFKASKRNFMKKELRIRACLKEIGLYMGRVTKDKEFILPDEINNSILAQYANTTREYTNIIVLKLRKEGILDDSHKPWVIKKIDTL
- a CDS encoding MBL fold metallo-hydrolase; the encoded protein is MTKIKRIMTGIIQENCYIIYQDNVALIVDPGDEASKIEAEIAKLEVKPVAVLLTHCHYDHIGALEEIRKTYNIPVYVSPLEQEWLSNPELNLSAHIAGKAIIAQPAENEFTLGEYNIEGFRFKVVPTPGHSIGSVSFIFDEFVVVGDALFKGSIGRTDLYTGDFDMLINSIKTQLFVLPDDFPAYSGHGDVTTIGHEKKTNPYFN
- a CDS encoding VOC family protein, which produces MTAKMLHTCIRVKNLTESITFYEKALGLKEVRRKDFPDFEFTLVYMAFEEGGFELELTYNYDQKEAYDLGNGYGHLAVGVPDVRALLKEHQEAGFTVTDLKGLPGEDPFYYFLTDPDGYKTEIIQDGAL
- a CDS encoding DUF561 domain-containing protein, which translates into the protein MSLTEMLQIKYPILQGAMAQIATYELASAVSNAGGLGIIASGGMSADTLREQIRLCKEKTTKPFAVNIMLMMPNCPELVDVIIEEDVRVVTTGAGTPKPFMEKFKAAGIKVIAVIPSVKIAQKMEEIGVDAVVAEGTEAGGHVGETTTMALVRQVVSAVNIPVIAAGGIADGHGMAAVYALGASGVQIGTLFLVAEECPVPASFKQAVLDATDTSTTVTGRRNGAPVRSIKNPMIQKYVELENENASRDKLEELTLGSLRKAVHEGDVENGSVMAGQICGMLTEIRSTSDIIENLMKESKQVASNLVIQ